In the genome of Palaemon carinicauda isolate YSFRI2023 chromosome 20, ASM3689809v2, whole genome shotgun sequence, one region contains:
- the LOC137659669 gene encoding uncharacterized protein, whose protein sequence is MSGFSYRPRDPSPTQNHSKTIASDRLGIEPWSRKRVTTVTYHLANFYGDKTGFDHWFTSPPSPTSKYTPPPVSFPNNKYTPPLSPCPTSRYTPPMSPSTKSEYTPPLSPSPTSNYTPHPFSFPTSRYTPPMSPSPTSKYTPPMSPSPTSKYTPPPVSFPNKYTPPMSPSPTSKYTLPMSPSPTSKYTPPLSPCPTSQYTPPLSPSPTSKYTPPLSPCPTSKYTSPLSPCPTTIYIPHPLSPSPTSKYTPPLSPCPTSKYTPSLSPSPTSKYTPPMSPSPTSKYTPHPISFPNM, encoded by the exons atgtctggattctcttaccgacctcgagatcCGAGCCCCacgcagaaccactcaaagacaatagcttctgaccggctgggaatcgaaccctggtccaggaaacgtgtaacaacagtgacataccatttagccaaTTTTTATGGGGATAAAACAGGCTTTGATCATTGGTTCACCTCCCCCCCTTCCCCAACAAGTAAATATACACCACCCCCTGTCTCCTTCCCCAACAA TAAATATACCCCACCCCTGTCTCCTTGCCCAACAAGTAGATATACCCCACCCATGTCTCCTTCCACAAAAAGTGAATATACCCCACCCTTGTCTCCTTCCCCAACAAGTAATTATACCCCACACCCTTTCTCCTTCCCAACAAGTAGATATACCCCACCCATGTCTCCTTCCCCAACAAGTAAGTATACCCCACCCATGTCTCCTTCCCCAACAAGTAAATATACCCCACCCCCTGTCTCCTTCCCCAACAA ATATACCCCACCCATGTCTCCTTCCCCAACAAGTAAATATACTCTACCCATGTCTCCTTCCCCAACAAGTAAATATACCCCACCCCTGTCTCCTTGCCCAACAAGTCAATATACCCCACCCTTGTCTCCTTCCCCAACAAGTAAATATACCCCACCCTTGTCTCCTTGCCCAACAAGTAAATATACCTCACCCTTGTCTCCTTGCCCAACAACAA TATATATACCCCACCCCCTGTCTCCTTCCCCAACAAGTAAATATACCCCACCCTTGTCTCCTTGCCCAACAAGTAAATATACCCCATCCTTGTCTCCTTCCCCAACAAGTAAATATACCCCACCCATGTCTCCTTCCCCAACAAGTAAATATACCCCACACCCTATCTCCTTCCCCAACATGTAA